The following proteins are encoded in a genomic region of Mycolicibacterium confluentis:
- a CDS encoding BlaI/MecI/CopY family transcriptional regulator, with protein MRREPGALESAVVGVLSDQAPMTVEQVRAALGEELAYTTVMTALVRLTQKGLVERVRAGRAHRYSLVVAADELPAFQAALRMRRELDSRAGRADVLANFVAGLGPEDEAVLRQLLDDSASDDSRSH; from the coding sequence GTGCGCCGCGAACCGGGTGCTCTGGAGAGCGCCGTCGTCGGCGTCCTGAGCGATCAGGCGCCCATGACGGTGGAGCAGGTGCGTGCTGCGCTCGGCGAGGAACTTGCGTACACGACTGTGATGACTGCGCTCGTGCGTCTCACACAGAAGGGGCTCGTCGAGCGGGTCCGCGCAGGCCGTGCTCATCGCTACTCGCTGGTGGTGGCCGCAGATGAGTTACCGGCGTTTCAGGCTGCGCTGCGGATGCGCAGAGAGCTTGACAGCCGCGCCGGGCGCGCAGATGTGCTGGCCAACTTCGTCGCCGGCCTTGGCCCTGAGGACGAGGCAGTTCTGCGTCAGCTCCTGGACGATTCCGCGTCCGACGACAGTCGGAGCCACTAG
- a CDS encoding M56 family metallopeptidase — MLSAALAVAWVLAALVAPVLSRVHSLFSPGWSVRVLGLGALALAVATLSSVVAAVCAMGVSVGLPVGWLWAVMSFVVALGVSRVVVHVSRMRALSRSADVFRRGVSDDHGVLLVDDPVPAAFAVPGGRGAVVATTGLRDALSAAEFDAVLRHERAHLRHHHQVYVQMAELAACVNPILRQWCREVRFAAERHADECAARAGRAVTAQALAKVALLTSATARAAPDRLGISDGAHAIVQRVCALRRPAPRRQRIMPLVAAVLLLVAVGADSTVTIDWMQDRLVAERAESVADLLR; from the coding sequence ATGCTGTCGGCCGCGCTGGCCGTGGCGTGGGTGCTTGCCGCGCTGGTGGCGCCTGTCCTGAGCCGGGTGCATTCCCTGTTCTCACCGGGATGGAGCGTGCGGGTGCTCGGGCTCGGAGCGCTGGCGCTGGCGGTGGCGACGCTGAGCTCGGTGGTCGCCGCCGTCTGCGCAATGGGTGTCTCGGTTGGTCTGCCGGTGGGCTGGCTCTGGGCGGTAATGAGCTTCGTTGTGGCGCTTGGTGTGTCGCGAGTGGTGGTGCATGTGTCTCGCATGCGGGCGCTCAGTCGTTCTGCCGACGTCTTTCGCCGAGGCGTTTCCGATGACCACGGGGTGCTTCTCGTCGACGATCCGGTCCCGGCGGCATTCGCCGTCCCAGGCGGGCGCGGCGCGGTGGTGGCAACGACTGGCCTTCGAGATGCGTTGTCCGCAGCCGAATTCGATGCGGTGCTCAGGCATGAGCGAGCCCATCTTCGACATCACCATCAGGTTTATGTCCAGATGGCCGAATTGGCGGCCTGCGTCAATCCGATTCTGCGCCAGTGGTGCCGTGAGGTTCGGTTCGCCGCGGAGCGGCACGCCGACGAGTGCGCCGCGAGGGCCGGCCGGGCGGTGACTGCCCAGGCGCTTGCCAAGGTGGCTCTGCTGACGTCGGCCACGGCGAGAGCGGCTCCTGACCGGCTCGGTATCAGTGACGGTGCGCACGCGATCGTCCAGCGGGTGTGCGCGCTGCGCAGACCCGCACCGCGCAGGCAGCGGATCATGCCACTTGTGGCCGCGGTCCTGCTCCTCGTGGCCGTCGGCGCAGATTCGACGGTCACCATCGACTGGATGCAGGATCGCCTGGTGGCCGAGCGGGCCGAATCCGTTGCAGACCTGCTGCGCTGA
- a CDS encoding DUF2231 domain-containing protein — MSTVNGLPGHVLLVHFLVVLTPLTAVLAILCALWPAALRHLIWLVLALAVTCLALTPFTTEAGEWLEGRVDPSPLVTTHAALGDTMIYVTAALVVAALLLLLKHVRTARSAALPQSVVAVITVLVLLIGAGAVVQVYRIGDSGAQSAWADAVSGE, encoded by the coding sequence ATGTCAACTGTGAACGGACTGCCCGGGCATGTCCTGCTGGTGCATTTCCTGGTCGTCCTGACACCGCTGACAGCGGTCCTGGCGATCCTGTGCGCACTGTGGCCCGCCGCGTTGCGCCATCTCATCTGGCTCGTCCTCGCTCTCGCGGTGACGTGCCTGGCCCTCACTCCGTTCACCACGGAAGCCGGCGAATGGCTCGAGGGTCGAGTCGACCCCTCACCACTGGTGACCACTCATGCCGCACTCGGCGACACCATGATCTACGTGACCGCCGCACTCGTTGTAGCCGCACTGCTGCTGTTGCTCAAGCACGTCCGGACTGCGCGAAGCGCGGCACTGCCCCAGTCCGTCGTCGCGGTCATCACGGTCCTAGTGCTGCTCATCGGGGCCGGCGCGGTGGTCCAGGTGTACCGAATCGGCGACTCGGGCGCTCAATCGGCCTGGGCCGATGCCGTGTCGGGCGAGTAG
- a CDS encoding Acg family FMN-binding oxidoreductase, whose amino-acid sequence MSNNNFSDDDTVLAALALAARAPSVHNSQPWRFCVGPHSIHLHADTSRLLPYTDPDGRDLIVSCGVALHHCTVALAALGWRAHVHRFPDPARPGQLAALELHRGPPDAVDIAMAAAIPRRRTDRRPYSSWPVELGDIALIGARAARLGVVVRRCEIDSQLRSLFADAAWSRVADDRYLAELASWSGRYAATSGVPARNTPAPERAAPLPGRLFAGPALARSAQTSAADDNGVLVVLGTLGDDDVARLRAGEATSAALLTATSRGLATCLVSEVLEVPETRMALRETVFDHTHIPQMLVRIGWPSVNADPLPATPRRPLTEMVSRLDGARFS is encoded by the coding sequence ATGTCGAACAACAACTTCTCCGACGACGACACCGTGCTGGCTGCCCTTGCGCTGGCCGCGCGCGCGCCGTCGGTGCACAACTCCCAGCCGTGGCGCTTCTGTGTCGGGCCGCACAGCATCCATCTCCACGCCGACACCTCGCGGCTGCTGCCCTATACGGATCCGGACGGCCGCGATCTCATCGTCAGTTGCGGGGTGGCGTTGCATCACTGCACCGTTGCTCTGGCGGCACTGGGTTGGCGGGCACACGTCCATCGCTTTCCCGACCCCGCGCGACCGGGCCAGCTCGCGGCTCTGGAACTGCACCGGGGCCCGCCGGATGCGGTCGACATCGCCATGGCCGCGGCGATTCCGCGGCGTCGGACCGACCGGCGCCCGTACAGCAGTTGGCCGGTCGAGCTTGGTGACATCGCGCTGATCGGAGCCCGCGCGGCGCGGCTCGGGGTGGTGGTTCGTCGCTGTGAAATCGACAGCCAACTGCGGTCCCTGTTCGCCGACGCAGCGTGGTCACGCGTCGCCGATGACCGATACCTCGCGGAGTTGGCCTCATGGAGCGGTCGCTACGCGGCGACCAGTGGGGTGCCCGCGCGCAACACCCCGGCGCCGGAGAGGGCCGCCCCGCTGCCGGGCCGTCTGTTTGCCGGGCCCGCGCTCGCGCGTTCTGCTCAAACCTCGGCTGCTGACGACAATGGCGTGTTGGTGGTGCTGGGCACCCTGGGTGACGACGACGTGGCTCGGCTTCGAGCTGGCGAGGCCACCAGCGCTGCGCTGCTGACGGCAACCTCCAGGGGCTTGGCGACATGCCTGGTGTCCGAGGTGTTGGAGGTGCCCGAGACCCGTATGGCGCTGCGGGAGACAGTCTTTGACCACACCCATATCCCGCAGATGCTCGTGCGGATCGGATGGCCTTCGGTGAACGCCGATCCGCTGCCGGCCACGCCGCGACGGCCATTGACCGAGATGGTGTCCAGGTTGGACGGTGCTCGGTTCAGTTAG
- a CDS encoding response regulator, whose product MVTVFLVDDHEVVRRGLIELLSTDPDLTVVGEAGSVAEAHARIPAARPDVAVLDVRLPDGSGIELCRDLLSQLSDLHCLMLTSFTSDEALLDAILAGASGYVIKDIKGMELAQAIKDVGAGRSLLDNRAAAVLMAKLRRGLDKPTDPTARLTPQERVLLDLLGEGLTNRQIADRMFLAEKTVKNYVSRLLAKLGMQRRTQAAVFVSRIHQDQQRLIEDD is encoded by the coding sequence ATGGTCACTGTCTTTCTTGTCGACGACCATGAGGTCGTTCGTCGCGGCCTGATCGAACTGCTGAGCACGGATCCGGATCTGACCGTCGTCGGGGAAGCCGGTTCGGTGGCCGAAGCGCACGCCCGGATCCCAGCGGCACGGCCAGACGTCGCGGTCCTCGACGTCCGCCTGCCCGATGGCAGCGGCATCGAACTCTGCCGTGACCTGCTCTCCCAGCTCTCCGACCTGCACTGCCTGATGCTGACGTCGTTCACCTCTGACGAGGCGCTGTTGGACGCGATTCTGGCCGGGGCCAGCGGGTATGTCATCAAGGACATCAAGGGCATGGAGCTGGCCCAAGCCATCAAGGATGTCGGGGCGGGGCGATCACTGCTGGACAACCGGGCGGCCGCCGTGCTGATGGCCAAGCTGCGGCGCGGCCTGGACAAACCCACCGATCCCACGGCCAGGCTGACGCCCCAGGAACGAGTGCTGTTGGACCTGCTGGGAGAGGGCCTCACCAACAGGCAGATCGCCGACCGCATGTTCTTGGCGGAGAAGACGGTCAAGAACTACGTGTCACGGCTGCTCGCCAAACTCGGCATGCAGCGCCGGACGCAGGCGGCGGTGTTCGTCTCCAGAATCCATCAGGACCAGCAGCGGCTGATCGAGGACGATTGA
- a CDS encoding sensor histidine kinase, with protein sequence MGTGTSPGESGDQTLRDALSHLRLRELLCEVQDRIPQIMDGRDRLDGLVEAMLMVTARLELDDTLRTIVRTARELLDAEYCALGVRGSGHELAEFIYEGIDELTREAIGPLPSGRGVLGLLIDRPAPIRLDNIQDHPSSVGFPRNHPPMQSFLGVPILIRDTVYGNLYLTEKRTGQPFSEDDEVLVQALAAAAGIAIENARLYQQARTRQAWIAATRDIATELLSGPDPGRVFQLIADETLKLTDAEATLVAVPADEDAPVSEVDDLLIAAVAGSAGRDAVAGAPISVAGTTVGQALSDGRPFRADALDAPTGVQGWVGPALVLPLRTTDNIAGVLFALREPGSPPFTEEQLDMVSAFADQAAVAWELAVTQHRMHDLDVLTDRDRIARDLHDQVIQRLFAVGLALQGTIPRARSADVQRRIAQCVDDLQDVISDIRTTVFDLQGGTVTRLRQRLDDVLAQFDTAGVRTVAHYSGPLSVIEADLADHAEAVVREGISNAVRHGHATEITIRVSVNDDLCIAVIDNGSGIGDTGTESGLANLRKRARDCSGELSVAAIDSGGTELRWWAPLL encoded by the coding sequence GTGGGGACGGGGACGTCGCCCGGGGAAAGTGGCGACCAGACACTGCGTGACGCGTTGTCGCACCTGCGACTGCGCGAGCTGCTCTGCGAGGTGCAGGACCGGATCCCGCAGATCATGGACGGCCGTGACCGCCTCGACGGTCTGGTGGAGGCCATGCTGATGGTCACTGCCCGGCTGGAGTTGGACGACACCCTGCGCACCATCGTCCGCACCGCCCGCGAACTGCTCGACGCCGAATACTGCGCCCTGGGGGTGCGTGGCTCGGGACACGAACTGGCCGAATTCATCTACGAGGGCATCGACGAGCTCACCCGTGAGGCGATCGGCCCCCTGCCGTCGGGCCGCGGCGTACTGGGTCTGCTCATCGACCGCCCCGCACCGATCCGGTTGGACAACATCCAGGATCATCCCAGTTCGGTCGGTTTCCCCCGCAATCATCCCCCGATGCAGTCCTTCCTCGGGGTTCCCATACTCATCCGCGACACCGTGTACGGAAATCTGTACCTCACCGAGAAACGGACCGGACAGCCGTTCAGTGAAGACGACGAGGTGCTCGTGCAGGCGCTGGCCGCCGCCGCAGGCATCGCGATCGAGAACGCCCGCCTGTACCAACAGGCCCGGACCCGGCAGGCATGGATTGCCGCCACTCGCGACATCGCCACCGAATTGCTGTCCGGGCCCGACCCGGGCCGGGTGTTCCAGCTCATCGCCGACGAGACGCTGAAACTGACCGATGCCGAGGCCACGCTGGTGGCCGTGCCCGCCGACGAGGACGCTCCCGTCAGCGAAGTCGACGACCTGCTGATCGCGGCGGTCGCCGGTTCCGCTGGCCGCGACGCTGTCGCCGGTGCGCCCATCTCGGTGGCGGGAACGACTGTGGGGCAGGCGCTCTCGGACGGCCGACCGTTCCGTGCGGATGCCCTCGATGCGCCGACCGGCGTTCAGGGTTGGGTCGGCCCAGCCCTGGTGCTTCCGTTGCGGACCACGGACAACATTGCCGGCGTGCTTTTCGCGCTGCGCGAACCCGGGAGCCCACCGTTCACAGAGGAACAACTCGACATGGTGTCGGCCTTCGCCGATCAGGCAGCCGTGGCGTGGGAACTGGCGGTCACCCAGCACAGGATGCACGATCTCGATGTCCTGACCGACCGTGATCGCATCGCTCGCGACCTGCACGACCAGGTCATTCAGCGACTCTTCGCCGTCGGATTGGCCCTGCAGGGCACCATCCCCCGCGCGCGGTCCGCCGACGTGCAGCGCCGGATCGCTCAGTGCGTCGATGATCTGCAGGACGTCATCTCCGACATCCGGACCACAGTGTTCGACCTGCAGGGCGGCACCGTCACCCGTCTCCGGCAGCGACTCGACGACGTCCTGGCCCAGTTCGACACCGCCGGTGTGCGCACCGTGGCGCATTACAGCGGTCCGTTGTCCGTGATCGAAGCTGATCTGGCCGACCACGCCGAGGCGGTGGTCCGAGAGGGCATCAGCAATGCCGTCCGCCACGGTCACGCCACAGAGATCACCATCCGCGTCAGCGTCAACGACGATCTGTGCATTGCGGTCATTGACAACGGTTCCGGCATCGGCGACACCGGGACTGAGAGCGGTCTGGCGAATCTACGGAAACGCGCACGCGACTGCAGTGGTGAATTATCCGTTGCGGCAATCGATTCCGGAGGCACCGAGCTTCGTTGGTGGGCACCCCTACTCTGA
- a CDS encoding VIT1/CCC1 transporter family protein, with the protein MVNSPAHPAEPHVGSVSSKLNWLRAGVLGANDGIVSTAGIVVGVAAAAVERGPVLTAGIAGLAAGAVSMALGEYVSVSTQRDTEKALLTKERRELREDPAAELDELAALYEAKGLNADTARLVAEELTEHDAFAAHAEIELGLSPDELTNPWQAALSSALAFTVGALLPLLAISIPPLSSRIPVTVVAVLVALLCTGAVSAALGGAPAKRAIVRNVVGGGLALAITYGIGHLVGVAVT; encoded by the coding sequence ATGGTGAATTCCCCCGCCCATCCGGCAGAGCCCCACGTGGGCTCCGTGTCGTCGAAACTGAACTGGCTGCGCGCAGGAGTCCTCGGCGCCAATGACGGAATCGTGTCGACGGCGGGCATCGTCGTTGGCGTGGCGGCCGCCGCGGTCGAGCGCGGACCGGTCCTCACGGCCGGAATCGCGGGCCTGGCGGCGGGTGCGGTGTCGATGGCGTTGGGCGAGTACGTGTCCGTCAGCACTCAACGTGACACGGAGAAAGCGCTTCTGACGAAAGAACGCCGGGAACTCCGGGAAGACCCGGCCGCAGAGTTGGATGAACTGGCCGCACTGTACGAGGCCAAGGGACTCAACGCGGACACCGCACGCCTGGTGGCCGAGGAGCTCACCGAACACGACGCGTTCGCCGCACACGCGGAGATCGAACTTGGCCTGAGCCCAGACGAATTGACGAACCCCTGGCAGGCTGCGCTGTCGTCGGCGCTGGCGTTCACCGTCGGTGCGCTGCTTCCTCTCCTGGCCATCTCGATACCGCCACTCTCGTCGCGAATTCCCGTCACCGTCGTCGCAGTACTGGTGGCCCTGTTGTGCACGGGCGCCGTGTCGGCGGCACTCGGTGGGGCGCCCGCGAAGCGTGCGATCGTGCGGAATGTCGTCGGCGGCGGACTCGCCCTGGCCATCACCTACGGGATCGGTCATCTCGTCGGGGTGGCCGTGACGTGA